DNA sequence from the Nitrososphaerota archaeon genome:
GCAATTTGCAGCTGAGCTAGCAGGAAAAAATAAAGAGCCTGACTACAAAAAACTAATCAAGGATCTGAATACAAATGTCAAAACCGAAGAATAAAGCAGAAAAAATTGCAGCGGCAAAGTACGAGGCACTACGGGAGTTACTAAAGTCAGAGGGTACAAAGATCTACAATGACTTGGAAAAGGGACAATTCCCGCAATTCTACGTACCAAGCAGATCCGTTAGCAATATAGTATATGACAAAAAACTGCGCCAATATGTTCTTGGCAAGGCTGCGGGACTTCGTAGCTCACGCAACATGTCACAACTAAGATCATTTACGCAACTAATCTGGCTTGCATTCTTTGCAAACAGGTTAGTCCAAGAAAAAAAATCCTCAACCTTGAGAGACATTTACTATTCATCGCAGGCATTTGAAATTGATTTTGAGGATCAGCCGGAATCTGACAACATTATTGTGGACTTGGAGGCAGTCTTGGCAAGACCACGAGAGGACCTACACATATTCCCAGAGGAGCGAAGCAGCGTCTTTGGTGATTTGACAATTGAATATACCGTTCCTGGATACGAGGGAAGAAGGACAAATCTATCGGACCATCCCGATGGCTATCTGATTGGCCCAAGCTTGTCCAGCGCAGAACTAGTGGATACCAGCGCAGAGCTAGTCATTGCTATTGAAAAAGGTGGTCTGTTTACTAGATTTGTGGAAGAAAAGGTCGACAAAAAATTCAAGGCAATCATTATAGACACTGCAGGACAGGCTCCGCGTTCCACCAGATACCTGCTAAAAAGATTACACGAGCAAATGAAACTTCCAGTCGTAATTCTAACAGACGGGGATGTCTATGGAGAGCACATTGCAATGGTAATCAAGTCTGGCTCTGCAAACGCCGCACACCTTAGAGAATTAACTGTTCCTGACGCAAAGTGGGTTGGCGTGTGGGCATCCGACATTGAAAAGTACAAACTTCCAACCATCCCTATGACAGAATCAGACATTAAGAGAATCTATGATTTACAAAAAGACCCAAGATATCAAGAAGGAGTCTGGAAAAAGGAATTGGAAATATTCCTAAAAATAAAAAGAAAGGCTGAACTAGAAGCCTTCTCAAAATATGGTCTGACAAACATTACGGACAAGTACTTGCCAGAAAAACTGGAACTGGCTAAGTCTCTGTAGTCTTTCCGATTCGCAAAGTCAGAACTCCGTTTCTGTATTTGAAATCAGAAATTTGCATTCCAGAAGCCCCTTCTACAGGAACCTCTTTTGAAAATCCACCCGTTGCGCGAATATACAATATGCCTTCTACTAGTCTTACCATGATTTTATCATCAGGTCCTGGCACCTCGGCTACAAAGACAATCTCATTTTCGCCCTTTATGACATCATAAACCCAGTTCTTGCTTTCTGTCTCACGTGCAGCATACTTGGGCTTCTCAGTTCTAGTCATCTTTTTGATGACAAATCCCCAATAAATCATGGTGGCAGCTGCTATTCCGATTAGGATGAAACTTACCCCGCCATGACCATTCCGAAGTGACATGATGTACACTATGCCCAGAAATAGGATAAGCATGATCGGGATGATAAAATTAATTGATTGCTCATTAGAGTACGTCTTTTTGTAGCTTGACAACTTGATTGAATTGCGTTTTGGTAAATATAAAGTAATTATGTTCTATATGCTCAAACTTATAGTAAATGTAGTGGGGTTGTTCGTAGCACAAAATCGTGCTCCTGCATTGCTACATTATATTCTTGCAGCTAGCTAGACCACCACCAATTGCTTCCTGTTTTGTTGTGAATAGCGGATCAAAAATCTCAGTCAGAAGATTGGCGGTATTCTGGGGCTAAAATCTTCAACTTTGATCTCTGTAATGTCTGCTTTTTCTTGGCGCGAATGTTTATGGTTCCACTGTTTTCATCTATTGTTTGAATCCATCTAGTATTATTTTGGAAAAGAAATTTGCATTTTATGCAAATCCCACAACAATACAATGTCACCTTTTGGGAAATTACTGCTAACATTTGTTAGAATCATCAATGTTGGGTGCAGAGATGATTGTCTCATGTGGTGAGGTTAGCTGTCTTTTTAGAATTGGTGTTCCCTTGATATAGTCTAGGACT
Encoded proteins:
- a CDS encoding DNA topoisomerase IV subunit A; this translates as MSKPKNKAEKIAAAKYEALRELLKSEGTKIYNDLEKGQFPQFYVPSRSVSNIVYDKKLRQYVLGKAAGLRSSRNMSQLRSFTQLIWLAFFANRLVQEKKSSTLRDIYYSSQAFEIDFEDQPESDNIIVDLEAVLARPREDLHIFPEERSSVFGDLTIEYTVPGYEGRRTNLSDHPDGYLIGPSLSSAELVDTSAELVIAIEKGGLFTRFVEEKVDKKFKAIIIDTAGQAPRSTRYLLKRLHEQMKLPVVILTDGDVYGEHIAMVIKSGSANAAHLRELTVPDAKWVGVWASDIEKYKLPTIPMTESDIKRIYDLQKDPRYQEGVWKKELEIFLKIKRKAELEAFSKYGLTNITDKYLPEKLELAKSL
- a CDS encoding Hsp20/alpha crystallin family protein gives rise to the protein MSSYKKTYSNEQSINFIIPIMLILFLGIVYIMSLRNGHGGVSFILIGIAAATMIYWGFVIKKMTRTEKPKYAARETESKNWVYDVIKGENEIVFVAEVPGPDDKIMVRLVEGILYIRATGGFSKEVPVEGASGMQISDFKYRNGVLTLRIGKTTET